Proteins encoded within one genomic window of Candidatus Omnitrophota bacterium:
- a CDS encoding carbohydrate ABC transporter permease encodes MAEKKIKRRSAAGSKEKRLQLFAYAVLVIGAISMIMPFLWMTTTSLKTLNAIFVQPKNWIQMFVPTMFRWENYAEAFRVVPFAKFYMNSIIVGLAVTFGQVLTSSLAAYAFSRLTFPGRDKLFFAYLATMMIPGSVTIIPVYVLMRIFGWVDTYKALIIPTIFSAYGTFMLRQFFMTLPKDLEDAAKIDGCSFFRIFWTIILPLSKPALATLTVFTFMGNWGSFMWPLLVTNTDAMKTLPIGLESFKTQYSTDWHLLMAGSVMAMLPIVIIFIFTQRYFVESIKLTGVKG; translated from the coding sequence ATGGCAGAAAAGAAAATAAAGCGCAGGAGCGCGGCGGGTTCCAAGGAAAAGAGACTGCAGCTTTTCGCTTATGCGGTCCTGGTCATCGGCGCCATTTCGATGATAATGCCTTTCCTGTGGATGACGACGACTTCACTGAAGACGCTGAACGCAATATTTGTCCAGCCCAAGAACTGGATACAGATGTTCGTTCCCACAATGTTCAGATGGGAGAACTATGCCGAGGCCTTCAGGGTGGTGCCGTTCGCGAAATTTTATATGAACTCTATAATAGTAGGCCTCGCCGTCACGTTCGGACAGGTCTTAACAAGTTCCTTGGCGGCTTACGCGTTCTCGCGCCTTACTTTCCCCGGCAGAGACAAACTCTTTTTCGCCTACCTGGCGACTATGATGATCCCAGGATCGGTCACGATCATACCCGTCTATGTGCTAATGAGGATCTTTGGGTGGGTGGATACATATAAAGCCCTGATTATACCTACGATATTCTCCGCTTACGGGACGTTCATGCTCAGGCAGTTCTTCATGACATTGCCGAAGGACCTTGAAGATGCGGCGAAGATAGACGGATGCAGCTTTTTCCGCATATTCTGGACGATAATATTGCCTCTCTCGAAACCGGCCCTGGCGACGCTGACTGTCTTTACCTTCATGGGTAATTGGGGAAGTTTTATGTGGCCTCTCCTGGTTACTAACACCGACGCCATGAAGACGCTGCCGATAGGGCTGGAATCGTTCAAGACACAGTACTCGACCGACTGGCATCTCCTGATGGCGGGTTCGGTCATGGCTATGCTGCCCATCGTCATAATCTTCATCTTCACCCAGCGCTACTTCGTCGAGTCGATAAAGCTCACCGGCGTAAAAGGATAA
- a CDS encoding sugar ABC transporter permease: MALKARGKETLAAYLFLSPNLIGFMIFTFLPVFVSLFLSFYKWDIFNPPEFVGIRNFINLLGFHSENGRFMANDQRFWQCLWNTVFLMFSIPLCMMASLGLAIALNRKIKGESVFRTLFFLPSICPGVAVAILWLWIFNPDFGMLNNIIYWIGKFLGFVIPGPLWLNSPGWAKPSLMLMNFWLSIGGFNMILYLAALQGIPKDFYEAAEIDGANGWQKFWAITWPQISPTTFFIFIMSIINGFQGGFMQAYVMTGGGPGLATTTIEYYVFNNLFTWQNVGYAASIAWFLFIVIFAVSLVNWRYGGKLVHY; this comes from the coding sequence ATGGCACTTAAGGCACGCGGAAAAGAGACGCTCGCGGCGTATTTATTCCTTTCACCGAACCTCATCGGGTTCATGATCTTTACTTTCCTGCCGGTCTTCGTCTCTCTATTTTTGAGTTTCTATAAATGGGACATCTTTAATCCGCCCGAATTTGTCGGCATACGTAATTTCATCAATCTGCTTGGTTTCCATTCCGAAAACGGAAGGTTCATGGCCAACGACCAGAGGTTTTGGCAATGTCTTTGGAATACGGTCTTCCTGATGTTTTCGATTCCTCTTTGCATGATGGCGTCCCTCGGCCTGGCGATCGCGCTCAACCGCAAGATCAAAGGCGAGTCGGTCTTCAGGACGCTCTTCTTCCTGCCTTCGATATGCCCGGGAGTGGCCGTGGCCATACTCTGGCTGTGGATATTCAATCCCGATTTCGGGATGCTCAACAATATAATATACTGGATCGGGAAGTTCCTCGGCTTCGTTATACCCGGGCCGTTATGGCTCAATTCCCCGGGATGGGCGAAACCCTCTTTAATGTTAATGAATTTTTGGTTATCCATCGGCGGTTTTAACATGATACTTTATTTAGCCGCTCTACAGGGTATTCCGAAAGACTTCTACGAAGCCGCGGAAATCGACGGAGCGAACGGCTGGCAGAAGTTCTGGGCGATAACCTGGCCACAGATAAGCCCGACAACGTTCTTCATATTCATAATGAGCATAATTAACGGGTTCCAGGGCGGTTTCATGCAGGCGTATGTAATGACCGGCGGCGGTCCCGGCCTGGCAACCACCACAATCGAGTATTATGTATTTAATAACCTTTTTACATGGCAGAACGTCGGTTATGCGGCGTCGATCGCGTGGTTCCTCTTCATCGTGATATTTGCCGTCTCGCTCGTCAATTGGAGATACGGCGGGAAGCTTGTCCATTACTAA
- a CDS encoding PIN domain-containing protein: protein MTFTIVRAFFVLLCGLMGFGMGDIFKTTFGDLSPVIGICLGVLLGLLIIVLEFTSKRVSVKGLSAAVFGIVFGILFARLIIEVFKLMSMPEDVNGVLIVIFAYLGMVMALRGKDEFNIIIPYVKLRREDQREEIIVLDTSVIIDGRIADICHTKFIEGKLVIPRFVLKELQQIADSADPIKRNRGRRGLDMLNKIRKSGHMEVKIHEEDLPEIHDVDAKLIKLAKMLNAKVFTNDYNLNKIAELQGVSVLNINELANALKPVVIPGELMEAKIVKEGKEYNQAVAYLDDGTMVVIDNARHLIGQTVKVIVTSVLQTAAGRMIFAKLESQR, encoded by the coding sequence ATGACATTTACGATCGTGCGCGCTTTTTTTGTGCTTCTTTGCGGCCTGATGGGTTTCGGGATGGGCGATATCTTCAAGACCACGTTCGGCGATCTCTCGCCGGTAATCGGGATATGCCTCGGCGTATTGCTCGGCCTTCTTATAATAGTGCTCGAATTTACATCGAAGAGGGTCTCGGTAAAAGGCCTCTCGGCCGCGGTATTCGGGATAGTTTTCGGTATATTATTCGCCCGGCTTATAATCGAGGTCTTCAAGCTTATGAGCATGCCGGAAGACGTCAACGGCGTTCTTATAGTCATTTTCGCTTATCTGGGTATGGTCATGGCGTTAAGGGGAAAGGACGAGTTCAACATAATAATCCCTTACGTCAAACTTAGGAGGGAGGACCAGCGCGAGGAGATCATAGTCCTCGATACATCCGTAATCATAGACGGCAGGATCGCCGACATATGCCATACGAAGTTCATAGAGGGGAAATTGGTCATCCCGAGGTTCGTGCTTAAGGAGTTGCAGCAGATAGCCGATTCGGCGGACCCGATCAAGAGGAACCGCGGCAGGCGCGGCCTCGATATGCTTAACAAGATCCGCAAGTCCGGGCATATGGAAGTAAAGATACATGAGGAGGACCTTCCGGAGATCCACGACGTCGACGCGAAACTCATAAAACTCGCGAAGATGCTCAACGCCAAGGTCTTCACTAACGACTATAACCTCAACAAGATTGCCGAGCTCCAGGGCGTGTCGGTCCTCAACATAAATGAGCTCGCCAACGCGCTGAAACCCGTGGTCATACCGGGCGAGTTGATGGAGGCGAAGATAGTAAAGGAAGGCAAAGAGTATAACCAGGCGGTCGCGTATCTCGATGACGGGACTATGGTGGTCATCGACAACGCCAGGCACCTGATAGGGCAGACGGTGAAGGTCATAGTCACGTCGGTCCTTCAGACGGCGGCGGGAAGGATGATATTCGCGAAGCTGGAATCACAGCGATAG
- the ispF gene encoding 2-C-methyl-D-erythritol 2,4-cyclodiphosphate synthase — protein sequence MRIGLGYDIHRLIEGRKLFLGGVEIPYVKGLDGYSDADVLLHAICDAILGAMGKDDIGIHFPNNDPQFKGISSLELLHKVAVLAEKSGYKIINVDSTLILEEPKILPFKARMKKTLASVLGIDGDRINIKATTQEGVGAIGRGEAIAAYAVASVEEIK from the coding sequence ATGAGAATAGGGCTCGGTTATGATATCCACAGGCTTATCGAAGGGCGAAAGCTGTTCTTGGGAGGCGTTGAGATCCCTTATGTGAAGGGCCTCGACGGCTATTCGGATGCCGACGTCCTTTTGCACGCGATATGCGACGCGATATTGGGCGCCATGGGAAAGGACGATATCGGCATACATTTTCCGAATAACGACCCGCAGTTCAAAGGCATAAGCAGCCTCGAATTACTGCATAAGGTAGCGGTGCTGGCCGAGAAGTCCGGTTATAAAATAATAAACGTCGATTCTACCCTCATCCTGGAAGAGCCGAAGATCCTGCCTTTCAAGGCGAGGATGAAGAAGACCCTTGCCTCGGTATTGGGGATAGACGGGGACCGGATAAACATAAAGGCCACCACCCAGGAAGGCGTGGGCGCGATCGGCCGCGGAGAGGCGATAGCCGCTTACGCAGTAGCTTCTGTTGAGGAGATAAAATAG
- the ispD gene encoding 2-C-methyl-D-erythritol 4-phosphate cytidylyltransferase, giving the protein MKVAAIVAAAGKGERLKSKVHKPFVALGKDPILLHALRVLDNSNLVGEIIVVAHQADLPKARLLLKKAKLKKFKELVAGGKRRMDSVKNGLSAVSEDVDYVIIHDGCRPFIDNKMISSVLGAAETFGAAIAAMPVKPTIKEVEKGNFVAATLKRETLVDVQTPQAFRRDLLLRAYDKAFAEGAEGAEATDDSALVERMGIKVKVVDGSYKNIKITTQEDLRYAKMLMGEK; this is encoded by the coding sequence ATGAAAGTGGCTGCGATAGTGGCAGCGGCAGGAAAAGGCGAACGGCTTAAGTCGAAAGTCCATAAGCCTTTTGTGGCGCTCGGGAAGGACCCGATATTGCTGCACGCGTTGAGGGTCCTGGATAATTCGAACCTGGTCGGCGAGATAATCGTCGTCGCGCACCAGGCCGACCTCCCGAAGGCGCGGCTGCTTCTCAAAAAGGCCAAACTGAAGAAATTCAAGGAACTTGTCGCGGGCGGGAAGCGCCGTATGGATTCGGTCAAGAACGGGCTTTCCGCCGTCAGCGAAGACGTCGATTATGTCATCATACACGACGGCTGCAGGCCGTTCATAGACAACAAGATGATATCTTCGGTGCTCGGCGCGGCCGAGACGTTCGGCGCGGCTATCGCCGCCATGCCGGTCAAACCGACCATAAAAGAGGTGGAGAAGGGGAATTTTGTCGCGGCGACGCTCAAGAGGGAGACGTTGGTCGACGTCCAGACTCCACAGGCCTTCAGGAGGGACCTCCTTTTAAGGGCATACGATAAGGCTTTCGCCGAAGGCGCAGAGGGCGCGGAAGCGACCGACGACTCGGCGCTGGTCGAGAGGATGGGTATAAAAGTGAAGGTCGTGGACGGCTCATATAAGAACATTAAGATAACGACGCAGGAAGACCTTAGATACGCCAAAATGCTAATGGGTGAAAAATGA
- the metG gene encoding methionine--tRNA ligase, translating into MKKFYITTPIYYVNASPHIGHSYTSIAADTLARYHRQGLGKDNVWFLTGTDEHGQKIRKAADEAKITPQEFVDKVSVQFRELWKALDISYDDFIRTTEKRHISFVQRALDIVNKKGDIYESKYEGLYCTPCETFWTELQAVGGICPDCKRPVEKISETNYFFRLSKYQDWLISYINEHPEFIKPDSRREEVLSFLRLNKLTDLCISRPKERLNWGIPLPFAPDHVTYVWFDALINYISAVGSFNDDGKYVSKWWDEETDVIHLIGKDILRQHAVYWPIMLHALGIRQPTTVFAHGWWMIDQAKMSKSRGNAVNPVDMVNQFGLDTYRYFLLRDVPFGLDGNFSEEAIIKRFNDDLANDLGNLVYRTLTMIEKYYQGKIPEIDDKSVRFDGIAESINKILNWYLCSDTPHLSDIPNNPSPGLSIDRAMRYEIQEFNFSGALAGLWEVINMANKYVEEAKPWNLSKEGKAEELKVFIRTLVKVIRNVGEAISPFMPHTSISIKEQLGGDVIKKGAPLFPRIDTKAK; encoded by the coding sequence ATGAAAAAATTCTATATTACGACACCCATATATTATGTTAACGCGAGCCCGCATATAGGTCATTCGTATACAAGCATCGCGGCCGATACGCTCGCGCGTTACCACAGGCAGGGCCTGGGTAAGGATAACGTATGGTTTTTGACCGGGACGGATGAGCACGGCCAGAAGATACGGAAAGCCGCGGATGAGGCGAAGATAACGCCGCAGGAGTTCGTCGACAAAGTATCTGTCCAGTTCCGGGAGCTCTGGAAGGCGCTCGATATATCTTATGACGATTTCATAAGGACCACGGAGAAGAGGCATATTTCTTTTGTCCAACGTGCGCTGGATATCGTAAACAAAAAAGGAGATATTTACGAATCGAAATACGAAGGGTTATACTGCACTCCCTGCGAGACCTTCTGGACCGAACTGCAGGCGGTCGGAGGCATCTGTCCTGACTGCAAGAGGCCCGTAGAAAAAATCTCCGAAACGAATTATTTCTTCAGGTTGTCCAAATACCAGGATTGGCTTATTTCTTATATTAATGAGCATCCCGAATTCATAAAACCAGACAGCCGTCGCGAGGAAGTCCTGAGTTTTTTGCGGCTTAACAAACTTACAGACTTGTGCATTTCGCGGCCGAAAGAACGCCTGAATTGGGGTATACCGCTTCCTTTTGCGCCTGACCACGTGACTTATGTCTGGTTCGACGCCCTGATAAATTACATAAGCGCTGTCGGTTCGTTTAATGATGACGGAAAATATGTTTCTAAATGGTGGGACGAAGAAACGGATGTTATACATCTGATCGGAAAGGATATCTTAAGACAGCACGCGGTCTACTGGCCGATAATGCTCCACGCCCTCGGCATAAGGCAGCCCACGACCGTCTTCGCGCACGGATGGTGGATGATAGACCAGGCCAAAATGTCCAAATCGCGCGGGAATGCCGTAAATCCGGTAGATATGGTCAACCAATTCGGGCTCGATACATACCGCTATTTCCTTTTGCGCGACGTGCCGTTCGGGCTCGACGGTAATTTCTCGGAAGAGGCGATAATAAAAAGATTCAATGATGACCTTGCAAACGACCTAGGTAACCTTGTTTATCGCACCCTGACAATGATCGAAAAATACTATCAGGGGAAAATTCCCGAAATAGATGATAAAAGCGTAAGATTTGACGGAATTGCAGAAAGCATAAATAAAATATTGAATTGGTATTTGTGTTCAGATACACCCCATTTATCTGATATTCCTAATAATCCCTCTCCTGGCTTATCTATTGATAGGGCTATGCGGTACGAGATACAAGAATTTAATTTCAGTGGGGCATTGGCAGGCCTTTGGGAAGTCATCAATATGGCAAATAAGTATGTCGAAGAAGCAAAGCCCTGGAATTTGTCAAAAGAAGGGAAAGCAGAAGAGCTTAAGGTGTTTATTCGCACATTGGTGAAAGTTATAAGGAATGTCGGTGAAGCGATCTCACCTTTTATGCCGCATACTTCAATCTCCATTAAAGAACAGCTGGGCGGAGATGTCATAAAGAAAGGCGCCCCGCTCTTCCCCCGCATCGACACAAAGGCGAAATGA
- the holB gene encoding DNA polymerase III subunit delta', with product MSFNKVIGQELAAGLLKKAIEERRLAHAYLFIGPEGVGKSLLAKVFAAALNCERGGAEPCGECVPCKKIEAGIHPDAVVLSPEGKSSQIGIDAIRKIEGALSLKPYEGRTKVFTIDGADKMTEEAANSLLKTLEEPPKDTILVLLASNMFKLQPTIVSRCQKVLFHPLGERAIMKELIERYGLDEKKAACVSRFSEGRLGRAIEVLEGEALAKRNKVVDEFLTPKQFGYEDTWLYGEPRDKINETLNALAVYFRDLLVFSLSKDQGLLVNLDRAADIARDAARYPAERLERIIEIIADTQEQIKRNANIKIALSCMRLNIT from the coding sequence ATGTCATTTAACAAGGTCATCGGACAGGAACTCGCCGCAGGCCTTTTGAAGAAAGCCATAGAAGAAAGACGCCTCGCGCACGCGTACCTTTTTATAGGCCCGGAAGGCGTGGGCAAGTCGCTTTTGGCGAAGGTCTTTGCCGCGGCGCTCAATTGCGAAAGGGGAGGCGCCGAGCCTTGCGGTGAGTGCGTCCCCTGCAAAAAGATAGAAGCCGGGATACATCCCGACGCCGTCGTCCTCTCCCCGGAAGGGAAATCATCGCAGATAGGCATCGACGCGATCCGCAAGATAGAGGGCGCGTTGTCGCTTAAGCCTTACGAGGGGCGGACGAAAGTCTTCACCATCGACGGCGCCGACAAGATGACCGAGGAGGCTGCGAACTCGCTGTTGAAGACCCTCGAGGAACCGCCGAAAGACACGATCCTCGTGCTGCTCGCCTCGAACATGTTCAAGCTGCAGCCGACGATAGTATCGCGGTGCCAGAAGGTCCTCTTCCATCCGTTGGGCGAGCGCGCGATAATGAAAGAACTCATAGAAAGATATGGGCTCGACGAGAAGAAGGCGGCCTGCGTCTCCAGGTTCTCCGAAGGCCGTCTCGGCAGGGCGATAGAGGTACTCGAAGGCGAGGCGCTGGCCAAGAGGAACAAAGTAGTAGACGAATTTTTGACGCCGAAGCAGTTCGGCTATGAGGATACGTGGCTGTACGGCGAGCCGCGCGATAAGATAAACGAGACGCTGAACGCGCTAGCCGTATATTTCAGGGACCTTTTGGTATTCAGCCTCTCGAAGGACCAGGGCCTGCTCGTTAACCTTGACAGGGCCGCGGATATAGCGCGCGACGCCGCGAGATATCCGGCAGAGAGGCTCGAGAGGATAATCGAGATAATCGCCGACACGCAGGAGCAGATAAAGAGGAACGCCAACATAAAGATCGCGCTCTCCTGCATGCGGCTTAACATAACTTAG
- the tmk gene encoding dTMP kinase translates to MRRGKFITIEGPEGSGKSTHSRLLCARLKKGGLRVLHTREPGGTKIGEAVRKLLLDKKNKKMSAACELFLFLAARAQIVEEIIRPALAKGYIVVCDRFHDATVAYQGYGAGLGLKLIDSAGRLATGGLKPDLTILLDVETKTGLKRAGVKDRMEIKPVRFHKKVRDGYLKIAKREPRRIKVIRTTDAPVTAVQDKIRRAVLHVI, encoded by the coding sequence ATGCGGCGCGGAAAATTCATCACTATCGAAGGCCCGGAAGGGTCCGGGAAATCTACGCATTCGCGCCTGCTTTGCGCCCGCCTGAAGAAAGGCGGCCTCAGGGTGCTGCATACGCGCGAGCCCGGCGGCACTAAGATCGGCGAAGCGGTCCGCAAGTTGCTCCTCGACAAGAAGAACAAAAAGATGTCGGCCGCCTGCGAACTCTTCCTGTTTCTCGCGGCGCGCGCGCAGATAGTCGAGGAGATAATAAGGCCCGCGCTGGCCAAGGGATATATCGTGGTCTGCGACAGGTTTCATGACGCGACGGTTGCCTACCAGGGTTACGGCGCAGGCCTCGGCCTGAAATTGATCGATTCGGCGGGCAGGCTCGCGACAGGCGGGCTTAAACCCGACCTGACGATATTGCTCGACGTGGAGACAAAAACCGGGCTGAAACGCGCCGGGGTAAAAGACAGGATGGAGATAAAACCCGTCCGGTTCCATAAGAAGGTCAGGGACGGTTACCTGAAGATAGCGAAAAGGGAACCGCGCAGGATAAAAGTGATCCGGACGACCGACGCGCCGGTCACCGCGGTCCAGGATAAAATAAGAAGAGCCGTATTGCATGTCATTTAA
- the cysS gene encoding cysteine--tRNA ligase, with amino-acid sequence MPILIHNTLTRKLEEFKPIRAGEARMYVCGVTVYDECHLGHARSAFIFDFIRNYLGYRGYKVTFIKNITDVDDKIINRARSEIEDKNSPLFGKDLNSAVKDIAQRYTESFYGDMASLGIAKADKEPKATEHIKDIIKMIAVIIDKGYAYTAGGDVYFDVRKSGGYGKLSNQDKDQMLEGTRAETTEKKKDALDFALWKSAKANEPEWDSPWGKGRPGWHIECSAMSTKYLGDNFDIHGGGRDLIFPHHENEIAQSECATGKSFANYWIHNGLLTINGDKMSKSLGNYVSIKDVLARYPSDVLKIFFLGAHYSHPVDFTWEKMEAAKSAYERFLVLFDKIERRFAGKKAAAAKNNGEIDGLKAAFESGMDDNFNTPAALGALFDLVSAGNKILDRNEDASVIKYLENTVRELGGILGLSFKAASKGMSDNEIQKLVDARIEAKKKKDFKESDRIREELSGKGIILEDDKEKTYWRRKV; translated from the coding sequence ATGCCCATCCTCATACATAACACCCTGACACGCAAGCTCGAAGAGTTCAAACCCATCAGGGCCGGGGAAGCCCGCATGTACGTCTGCGGCGTCACGGTCTATGATGAATGCCACCTCGGCCACGCCAGGAGCGCCTTCATATTCGATTTCATCAGGAATTACCTCGGATACCGCGGATATAAAGTAACGTTCATAAAAAATATCACCGACGTAGACGACAAGATAATAAACAGGGCGCGCTCCGAGATCGAAGATAAAAATTCCCCGCTCTTCGGCAAGGACCTGAACAGCGCAGTAAAAGATATCGCCCAACGGTACACGGAGAGTTTTTACGGGGATATGGCGTCCCTGGGCATCGCCAAGGCCGACAAGGAACCGAAGGCGACCGAGCACATAAAAGATATAATAAAAATGATAGCCGTCATTATAGACAAAGGTTATGCGTATACCGCGGGCGGAGATGTTTATTTTGACGTGAGGAAGTCAGGCGGTTACGGGAAGCTATCGAACCAGGATAAGGACCAGATGCTGGAAGGCACGAGGGCTGAGACGACCGAAAAGAAAAAGGACGCCCTCGATTTCGCGCTGTGGAAATCCGCGAAGGCTAACGAGCCGGAGTGGGATTCACCGTGGGGCAAGGGCAGGCCGGGCTGGCATATAGAGTGTTCGGCGATGTCGACGAAGTACCTGGGCGACAACTTCGATATCCACGGCGGCGGGCGCGACCTGATATTCCCGCACCATGAGAACGAAATCGCTCAGTCGGAATGTGCAACAGGAAAGTCCTTCGCGAATTACTGGATACATAACGGGCTTTTGACGATAAACGGCGATAAGATGTCCAAATCGCTCGGCAATTATGTTTCGATCAAGGATGTCCTCGCGCGTTATCCCTCGGACGTCCTGAAGATATTCTTTCTCGGCGCGCATTATTCGCACCCGGTAGATTTCACGTGGGAGAAGATGGAAGCGGCGAAGAGCGCCTACGAAAGATTCCTTGTCCTGTTTGACAAAATAGAGAGGCGCTTCGCCGGGAAGAAGGCTGCCGCGGCGAAAAATAACGGCGAGATAGACGGATTAAAAGCCGCGTTCGAGTCCGGCATGGACGATAATTTCAATACGCCTGCCGCCTTGGGGGCGCTCTTCGATCTGGTCAGCGCCGGGAACAAAATACTTGATAGAAATGAAGACGCTTCTGTGATAAAATATCTTGAAAATACCGTTCGGGAACTGGGCGGTATCCTGGGCTTAAGCTTCAAGGCAGCATCAAAGGGTATGTCGGATAATGAGATACAGAAACTGGTCGACGCCCGCATAGAGGCGAAGAAGAAGAAGGATTTCAAGGAATCCGACAGGATAAGGGAAGAGCTGTCCGGGAAGGGCATCATCTTGGAAGACGACAAAGAAAAGACTTACTGGAGGCGCAAGGTATAG
- the cysE gene encoding serine O-acetyltransferase, translating to MIFKGEIKAVFERDPAAKSTFEVILLYSGLHAIIYYRMSHALYRAGVPLLPRMISQYARFLTGIEIHPGAEIGKGLFIDHGMGVVIGETAIIGDNVTLYQGVTLGGTGKEKGKRHPTLGNNVVVGTGAKVLGNIKIGNDVLIGANAVVVKDVPDDSTVVGVPGRIVKQEGKIVHGIRLDHTNLPDPLVQALQHLQDEIDRINGHIKKQH from the coding sequence ATGATATTCAAGGGGGAGATCAAGGCGGTCTTCGAGCGCGACCCGGCCGCTAAGAGTACGTTTGAGGTGATACTGCTTTATTCCGGCCTCCACGCGATCATATATTACAGGATGTCGCACGCGCTGTACCGCGCGGGCGTGCCTTTGCTCCCGCGGATGATATCGCAATACGCAAGGTTCCTGACCGGAATAGAAATACATCCGGGCGCCGAGATCGGGAAAGGGCTTTTCATAGACCACGGCATGGGAGTCGTCATCGGCGAGACGGCTATAATAGGCGATAACGTCACCCTGTACCAGGGCGTGACCCTCGGCGGCACCGGCAAGGAGAAGGGCAAGCGCCATCCGACGCTGGGCAATAATGTCGTAGTCGGCACAGGCGCGAAGGTGCTTGGAAATATAAAGATAGGCAACGACGTCCTGATAGGCGCCAATGCCGTCGTCGTCAAAGATGTGCCGGATGATTCGACTGTCGTCGGCGTCCCCGGAAGGATCGTCAAGCAGGAAGGCAAGATAGTCCACGGCATAAGGCTCGACCATACGAACCTGCCTGATCCGTTAGTGCAGGCATTGCAGCACCTCCAGGACGAGATAGACCGGATAAACGGACACATAAAGAAGCAACATTAG
- a CDS encoding stage 0 sporulation family protein, producing the protein MFEVVQIRLREGGKTSYFELGNTKPKIGDSVIVEADRGVDYGEAISGAESVSQVSGEEPLRKILRIATAGDLDQIKKNREKTKEAFTTCQKKIIEHGLKMKLIDAEYTFDRSKLLFYFTAEGRVDFRELVKDLARIFKARIELKQIGVRDEARLLGGFGPCGKCLCCATFLKDFEPVTIKMAKEQNLPLNPAKISGVCGRLMCCLGYEHKLYVELLKGLPKEGEKVNLEGCAGKVISVNALKRSITVDCGEGKFVELACKCPKGCEMHRNQRR; encoded by the coding sequence ATGTTCGAAGTGGTCCAGATAAGGTTAAGGGAAGGCGGCAAGACGTCGTATTTCGAACTCGGGAACACGAAGCCGAAGATCGGCGACTCCGTTATCGTCGAGGCCGACAGGGGCGTAGATTACGGCGAGGCGATATCCGGCGCGGAATCCGTCTCCCAGGTCTCCGGCGAAGAGCCGCTTCGTAAGATACTGAGGATCGCCACGGCCGGCGACCTCGACCAGATAAAGAAGAACCGCGAGAAGACGAAAGAGGCCTTTACCACCTGCCAGAAGAAGATAATCGAGCACGGGCTTAAGATGAAGCTCATCGACGCCGAATATACCTTCGACAGGTCGAAGCTCCTTTTCTATTTCACGGCCGAAGGGCGCGTAGATTTCAGGGAGCTGGTGAAAGACCTGGCGCGCATATTCAAGGCGCGCATAGAACTCAAGCAAATAGGCGTCCGCGACGAGGCGCGGCTTTTGGGCGGGTTCGGGCCGTGCGGCAAATGCCTCTGCTGCGCGACCTTCCTCAAGGATTTCGAACCGGTCACGATAAAGATGGCCAAGGAGCAGAACCTCCCGCTAAACCCCGCGAAGATCTCGGGCGTGTGCGGCAGGCTGATGTGCTGCCTCGGATACGAGCATAAATTATACGTCGAATTATTGAAGGGCCTTCCCAAGGAGGGCGAGAAGGTCAACCTCGAGGGATGCGCGGGCAAGGTCATCTCGGTGAACGCGCTCAAACGCTCGATAACGGTTGACTGCGGGGAGGGGAAGTTCGTCGAGCTCGCCTGCAAATGCCCAAAGGGCTGTGAAATGCACCGCAACCAGAGAAGATGA